In Ruminococcaceae bacterium BL-4, one DNA window encodes the following:
- a CDS encoding putative Carbohydrate ABC transporter substrate-binding protein (Evidence 3 : Putative function from multiple computational evidences) codes for MKKVICILMTAVLCFSVLLSGCGQVSPFSAEGGEASSENKLEGELKINVAQGSYAKNMWQQLANAFVKENPGVKVTVTVDPEIEALTGQMKEAGDCPDLMVVPLGRAQGMTETELENNAMLDLSDVLEEVIPGEAKTVKDKILPGINNEAFSKNGKQLLLPEFFSPAGLVYDQHLFQQNGWQVPKTWDEMWTLADQAKAKGISLFAYSKPEDLETFFYGMLANTDPTLLSNVCNYQEGVWNSDQGKKVLDTFAKLASYTDGAVPANANDENYLKNEQLLLEDKALFMPGESGILDQTAQETKAEGFEWGFAPVPSFESGKDQTLYTVTSECWIPAASEDQELGKKFLVWSYSDEAAAICAQFGETTVVSKSETQLDQAHQAFYSQYGDQLTNGLITDEFLPAGASDMKDFRSSLFGTFGALVSGEVTPESWSQGVITATDTLRTKRNASA; via the coding sequence ATGAAAAAAGTAATCTGTATATTGATGACGGCAGTACTTTGTTTTTCGGTGCTTTTGAGTGGCTGTGGACAAGTTTCTCCTTTTTCTGCAGAAGGCGGGGAGGCTTCTTCGGAGAATAAATTAGAGGGAGAACTTAAAATCAATGTGGCCCAAGGAAGCTATGCTAAAAACATGTGGCAACAACTTGCCAATGCTTTCGTGAAAGAAAATCCCGGTGTAAAAGTCACGGTTACAGTAGATCCCGAAATCGAAGCACTTACTGGTCAGATGAAAGAGGCCGGGGATTGTCCGGATCTGATGGTTGTTCCCCTTGGACGCGCGCAGGGAATGACGGAGACCGAATTGGAGAACAATGCGATGCTTGATCTTTCTGATGTTTTGGAAGAGGTAATTCCGGGCGAAGCGAAAACGGTGAAAGATAAAATATTGCCAGGCATTAATAATGAGGCATTTTCTAAAAATGGAAAGCAGCTATTACTGCCAGAGTTCTTTAGTCCTGCCGGCCTTGTTTATGATCAGCACCTGTTTCAGCAAAATGGGTGGCAGGTCCCGAAAACATGGGACGAGATGTGGACTCTTGCCGATCAAGCAAAAGCAAAGGGAATTTCACTTTTTGCTTATTCGAAACCCGAAGATCTGGAAACTTTCTTTTACGGAATGCTGGCAAATACTGATCCGACACTGTTGTCTAATGTGTGCAACTATCAGGAGGGCGTCTGGAATTCGGATCAAGGGAAAAAAGTGCTCGATACTTTTGCAAAGTTAGCATCTTATACCGATGGGGCTGTTCCTGCCAATGCAAATGATGAAAATTATCTTAAAAATGAACAGCTTTTGTTGGAAGATAAGGCTCTCTTTATGCCTGGTGAGAGCGGAATCCTTGACCAGACTGCACAAGAGACCAAGGCGGAAGGTTTTGAGTGGGGATTTGCTCCAGTGCCGTCTTTTGAATCCGGGAAAGATCAGACTCTTTATACGGTAACCAGTGAATGTTGGATTCCAGCAGCTTCAGAGGATCAGGAGCTGGGAAAAAAGTTTTTGGTTTGGTCTTATAGCGATGAAGCAGCTGCTATTTGTGCTCAATTTGGAGAGACAACCGTCGTCTCAAAATCGGAAACGCAGCTTGATCAGGCACATCAAGCATTTTATTCTCAGTATGGGGATCAGCTTACGAATGGCCTGATTACGGACGAATTTCTTCCAGCGGGCGCTTCTGATATGAAAGATTTTCGCAGCAGCCTTTTTGGCACTTTTGGAGCTCTTGTCAGTGGAGAAGTTACCCCCGAAAGTTGGAGCCAGGGGGTCATTACGGCAACGGATACCTTGCGAACAAAAAGAAACGCATCCGCTTAA
- a CDS encoding conserved protein of unknown function (Evidence 4 : Unknown function but conserved in other organisms), whose translation MQTIDEALQKLQRSKFRSRFHLKEKEKLYIKQKGIETIKRHAQDFVRERLAPAQIPNDGRQTPMRGHPVFIAQHACACCCRGCLHKWYRVPEHTELSSRQQEQIVNLLMEWIKREMIFP comes from the coding sequence ATGCAGACAATTGATGAAGCTTTGCAAAAACTACAGCGTTCTAAATTTCGTTCGCGTTTTCATTTAAAAGAAAAAGAGAAGCTTTATATCAAACAAAAAGGAATCGAAACAATCAAGCGCCATGCGCAGGATTTTGTGAGGGAACGGCTTGCTCCTGCACAAATCCCAAATGACGGCAGACAGACTCCTATGCGGGGACATCCTGTTTTTATTGCACAGCATGCCTGTGCCTGCTGCTGCCGTGGGTGTCTTCATAAATGGTACCGAGTGCCGGAACACACAGAACTTTCTTCCCGCCAACAAGAGCAGATCGTAAATCTTTTGATGGAGTGGATCAAAAGAGAGATGATTTTTCCATAA
- a CDS encoding Nucleotidyltransferase yields MNQKPVLVVMAAGMGSRYGGLKQVDPVGKHGQLIIDYSLYDARRAGFETVVFVIKRAIEKTFKEAIGNRLEKVMNVKYAYQELSNLPQGFSVPQGREKPWGTCHAILSAKPFLDGPFAVINSDDYYGAHAFSVIYNYLNTHSAKDNVDSYCMVGYDLQNTVTENGHVARGVCVSDSQGNLKSVTEHTHIEKQGNQIRYTDNNGKSWGTFPGNTTVSMNLWGFSGHFLEEAENRFPTFLKNNLLEDPLKCEYFLPSVVSQLIEEKKAVVKVLHSPDKWYGVTYKADKPTVVNAIAQMTESGLYPENLWNSSI; encoded by the coding sequence ATGAACCAAAAACCTGTGCTTGTCGTGATGGCTGCCGGGATGGGAAGCCGCTACGGTGGTTTAAAGCAAGTAGACCCTGTTGGAAAACACGGTCAACTGATTATTGACTATTCTCTTTATGATGCACGGCGTGCCGGATTTGAAACCGTTGTTTTCGTCATCAAAAGAGCGATTGAAAAAACGTTTAAAGAAGCAATCGGAAATCGCCTGGAAAAGGTGATGAACGTAAAATACGCTTATCAGGAACTTTCTAATTTGCCTCAAGGCTTTTCCGTTCCTCAAGGCCGTGAAAAGCCTTGGGGAACCTGCCATGCAATTTTGAGTGCAAAGCCATTTCTTGATGGCCCATTTGCTGTAATCAATTCCGACGATTATTATGGCGCTCACGCATTCAGCGTCATTTATAACTATCTCAATACTCATTCTGCCAAAGACAATGTGGATTCCTATTGTATGGTTGGATATGACCTGCAGAACACCGTCACGGAAAACGGTCATGTAGCAAGAGGCGTCTGTGTATCCGATTCACAGGGAAACTTAAAAAGCGTCACTGAACATACTCACATTGAAAAGCAAGGCAATCAAATACGCTATACAGATAATAACGGCAAAAGCTGGGGAACTTTTCCGGGAAACACAACAGTCTCTATGAATTTATGGGGCTTTTCCGGACACTTCTTGGAAGAAGCAGAAAATCGTTTTCCGACTTTCTTAAAAAACAATCTTCTGGAAGATCCGCTTAAATGCGAATATTTTCTGCCGAGCGTTGTCAGTCAGCTGATTGAAGAAAAGAAAGCAGTTGTCAAAGTTCTGCACAGCCCGGACAAATGGTATGGCGTTACTTACAAGGCGGATAAACCAACCGTCGTAAATGCGATTGCTCAAATGACTGAATCAGGACTTTATCCGGAAAATCTCTGGAACAGTTCCATCTGA
- a CDS encoding YitT family protein, translating into MKKEFGEIFRKNEKLRVLASIIGAAIYALGLNWFIVPLNLYSGGMMGIAQLIRTFLSNSFGIQPGQLDLAGVFYYILNIPMVIMAVKKMDKLFVKKLLITLTACTIFLSVIPIPEKPILGEELTNCLIGGIICGFGIGMYLRAGCSGGGFEVLGIYLARTKPNFSVGKMNLIVNGVIYAVCLILFDPSVAVYSVIYSVFMSITMDKFHAQNIRVEAIILSKTNNDQIEAQILKRLGRGITCWKAKGGFTGENIDVLYTVLSKYEIGILKDIVYTANPQAFMVVKEGLSVDGNFIKRLS; encoded by the coding sequence ATGAAAAAAGAATTTGGCGAAATTTTTCGGAAAAATGAAAAATTACGGGTGTTGGCTTCGATAATCGGGGCTGCGATTTATGCGCTTGGGCTAAATTGGTTTATTGTTCCGCTGAATCTTTACAGCGGCGGCATGATGGGAATTGCACAGCTGATTCGTACCTTTTTGTCCAACAGTTTTGGAATTCAGCCGGGACAGCTGGATTTAGCCGGTGTTTTTTATTATATCCTCAATATCCCGATGGTGATTATGGCAGTTAAGAAAATGGATAAACTTTTCGTTAAAAAACTGCTGATTACCTTAACTGCCTGCACGATTTTTCTTTCGGTTATTCCAATTCCAGAAAAGCCGATTTTGGGGGAAGAACTCACCAATTGTCTGATTGGCGGAATTATCTGTGGGTTTGGGATCGGAATGTATCTGCGGGCAGGTTGCTCCGGGGGAGGTTTTGAAGTTTTAGGAATCTATCTGGCAAGAACAAAGCCCAATTTCAGCGTGGGCAAAATGAACCTGATCGTCAATGGAGTGATCTATGCGGTTTGTCTCATCTTATTTGATCCCTCTGTCGCGGTCTATTCTGTGATTTATTCTGTGTTCATGTCGATTACGATGGATAAATTTCATGCGCAGAACATTCGAGTGGAGGCAATTATTCTTTCCAAAACGAATAATGATCAGATAGAAGCACAGATTTTAAAGCGTTTGGGCAGGGGAATCACCTGCTGGAAGGCAAAAGGTGGTTTTACCGGAGAAAATATCGATGTGCTTTATACGGTGCTTTCCAAATATGAAATTGGGATACTGAAAGATATTGTTTATACTGCAAATCCACAGGCTTTTATGGTCGTAAAAGAGGGCCTTTCGGTGGATGGAAATTTTATTAAACGGCTTTCATAA
- a CDS encoding Hydrolase: MGYKEEFIEIYQREIKRQGSEPLLSWLQQTDFFTAPASTRYHCACLGGLVQHSVSVYQTMQKYYEEGIDSRESFAICGLLHDICKAQFYKVSSRNVKNEQTGQWEKKPYYSIEDQFPYGHGEKSVFLIERFLRLKTSEAMAIRWHMGGFDDAVKGGCNAISQAYERYPLAVKLHLSDLESTYLHENGTSAVPNGHIK, translated from the coding sequence ATGGGATATAAAGAAGAGTTTATTGAAATTTATCAACGGGAGATCAAACGTCAGGGCAGCGAGCCGCTTCTTAGCTGGCTGCAGCAGACAGACTTTTTTACAGCACCTGCTAGTACCCGCTATCACTGTGCCTGCCTCGGAGGATTGGTGCAGCACAGTGTCAGCGTCTATCAGACCATGCAGAAATATTATGAGGAAGGAATCGACAGTCGCGAAAGCTTTGCAATCTGCGGACTGCTTCACGATATCTGTAAGGCTCAGTTTTATAAAGTTAGCTCAAGAAATGTTAAGAATGAACAGACAGGACAGTGGGAAAAGAAACCCTATTATTCGATCGAGGATCAATTCCCATATGGGCACGGCGAAAAGTCGGTTTTCCTGATTGAACGTTTTCTGCGTCTCAAAACTAGCGAAGCAATGGCGATTCGGTGGCATATGGGTGGGTTTGATGATGCGGTGAAAGGAGGCTGCAACGCGATTTCTCAAGCATATGAACGGTATCCTCTGGCAGTAAAGCTACATCTTTCTGATCTTGAAAGTACCTATCTTCACGAAAACGGTACCTCTGCGGTACCAAATGGACATATTAAATGA
- a CDS encoding exported protein of unknown function (Evidence 5 : Unknown function): MTPKNKSIEISKKRKKNRKIIPATLMMTAVILCLLLFLNQDLNSAPTKETFANANSSKVEEDSSLSLSSYPEGSALSKIALTAQTNPRYLTILKNANQYPDELLTSLSQNDELLNFTLGYPECKGTSVSGSDASDVIENGVPLYLQWDPRWGYLPYGNSIIGLSGCGPTCFSMVVTALTKDDSNTPDKMAQFSSENGFKSKDDGTDSSLFTSGAQLLGLSSKSLSMSSEKELTDALQSGALLVCNLGPGDFTKRGHYIVIRGYKNGKFIVNDPNSKIRSQTTWSFDRLLPQVITIYAISA; this comes from the coding sequence ATGACACCAAAAAATAAATCGATAGAAATATCAAAAAAGCGAAAAAAAAACCGAAAGATTATCCCGGCAACCTTAATGATGACAGCAGTTATTCTGTGTCTACTGCTTTTCTTGAATCAAGACTTGAATTCTGCTCCTACAAAAGAAACTTTTGCAAATGCCAATTCTTCAAAAGTGGAAGAAGATTCGTCTCTCTCTCTTTCCTCTTATCCAGAGGGCAGCGCGCTTTCTAAAATTGCGCTTACTGCACAGACAAATCCTCGCTATCTGACAATTTTAAAAAATGCAAATCAATATCCGGACGAGCTGCTGACTTCTCTTTCACAAAATGATGAACTTTTAAACTTTACATTGGGATATCCGGAGTGCAAAGGGACTTCTGTCTCCGGCAGCGATGCTTCTGATGTAATAGAAAACGGAGTACCGCTTTACCTTCAATGGGACCCCAGATGGGGCTATCTGCCATATGGAAACAGCATCATCGGTCTATCCGGCTGTGGACCCACTTGCTTTTCCATGGTTGTAACCGCTTTGACAAAAGACGATTCCAACACACCGGATAAAATGGCACAATTCAGCAGTGAGAATGGATTTAAATCGAAAGATGATGGAACCGATAGCAGTCTTTTTACAAGCGGAGCGCAGCTTCTGGGACTTTCTTCGAAATCACTTTCCATGAGTTCTGAAAAAGAACTCACCGATGCACTGCAAAGCGGCGCTCTTTTAGTCTGCAATCTAGGTCCCGGAGATTTTACAAAGCGCGGACATTATATTGTCATCCGCGGCTATAAAAATGGAAAATTTATTGTAAATGATCCAAACAGCAAAATAAGAAGCCAAACCACCTGGTCATTTGACCGATTACTTCCTCAGGTTATTACCATTTACGCCATCAGTGCATAA
- the ldh gene encoding L-lactate dehydrogenase (Evidence 2a : Function from experimental evidences in other organisms; PubMedId : 16621833; Product type e : enzyme) encodes MKQEKIVIIGAGHVGSHCASALMQQGVCSKIILIDKDMEKAKSQALDLQDANSFQPRPTEVSAGDYEDCKDADLLVLAAGVPRLSGQTRMDVLKDTAKEICEIAPRVKKSGFSGITITISNPADVIASYFRRLTGFPAERVFSTGTGLDTARLRRALAKALKVDPRSISCFAMGEHGDSQSAPLSLVRVGGESLSDFIKNSSALLGAADLEGAVYDAAFSGTDIIEGKGSTEFGIGAVLADTAKAVLFDEHRMLPVSVLLKGQYGQSDVYAGVPAMVGANGIEYIPQLPLLPEEEKAFGKSCEAIRRAIATLS; translated from the coding sequence ATGAAACAGGAAAAAATTGTGATCATCGGCGCCGGTCATGTAGGCAGCCATTGTGCCTCTGCGCTGATGCAGCAAGGTGTTTGTTCCAAAATTATTCTAATTGATAAAGATATGGAAAAAGCTAAAAGTCAGGCACTGGATCTGCAGGACGCAAATAGCTTTCAGCCGCGGCCGACGGAAGTTTCCGCTGGAGATTATGAGGATTGCAAAGACGCCGATCTGCTTGTTTTGGCGGCTGGGGTTCCGAGACTTTCGGGACAGACAAGAATGGATGTTTTAAAGGATACTGCGAAAGAAATTTGTGAGATTGCGCCCAGAGTAAAAAAATCCGGATTTTCGGGGATTACAATTACAATTTCCAATCCGGCAGACGTAATTGCATCTTACTTTCGCAGATTGACCGGATTTCCGGCAGAGAGGGTGTTCAGCACCGGAACAGGTTTGGATACGGCGAGACTGCGCCGTGCACTTGCGAAAGCATTAAAAGTAGATCCCCGAAGCATTTCCTGTTTTGCGATGGGGGAGCATGGAGACAGTCAGTCTGCCCCGCTTTCTCTGGTACGGGTCGGAGGAGAATCTCTATCTGACTTTATAAAGAACTCTTCGGCGCTTTTGGGAGCGGCGGATTTAGAAGGGGCAGTGTATGACGCTGCATTTTCCGGCACAGATATCATCGAGGGAAAAGGTTCCACCGAATTTGGAATTGGTGCAGTTTTGGCTGATACTGCAAAAGCAGTGCTTTTTGATGAACACCGTATGCTTCCTGTTTCAGTGCTCCTAAAAGGGCAGTATGGGCAATCTGATGTTTATGCGGGTGTCCCTGCAATGGTTGGAGCAAATGGAATTGAATATATTCCACAGCTTCCTCTTTTACCAGAGGAAGAAAAAGCGTTTGGAAAATCCTGCGAAGCGATTCGTCGGGCGATTGCGACGCTTTCCTAA
- a CDS encoding ABC-type uncharacterized transport system, periplasmic component: MKKKLTRGTAVLMVGALMASVFAGCGTSPASSTNPSQAGEKKYKIGIIQPMDHPSLDQIRETIISELSALGMDDKIEIDYENAQGDTAAVTTIINNMLSSNVDMLVPIATGPAQACAKATKDVPIIFSAVSNPIEAKLVDSFDKTDGNITGVSNSIAVEDIFKLAQELTPNVKTYGFVYNPSEVNSVTGINRAKAYCDANGIAYKEATVTNSNDVQQAVQSLVGKVDAFFTPNDNTVASAMPLYEKIAEGAKIPVYVGADSMVKDGGLATVGIDYTVLGKQTAQMIKRVIDGQTIAQTPVESIQEYAKMINTDTAKKLEITIPQSLQGDFQQITTTTVSSQG, encoded by the coding sequence ATGAAAAAGAAATTGACAAGAGGAACAGCTGTTTTGATGGTGGGGGCGCTGATGGCATCAGTATTTGCGGGGTGCGGAACAAGTCCCGCATCTTCAACGAATCCTTCTCAAGCAGGAGAAAAAAAGTATAAGATCGGGATTATTCAGCCTATGGATCATCCATCGCTGGATCAAATTCGGGAGACCATTATTTCGGAACTTTCCGCTTTAGGCATGGACGATAAAATCGAGATCGATTATGAAAATGCACAGGGTGACACGGCAGCGGTCACGACAATTATCAATAATATGCTTTCGTCCAATGTGGATATGCTGGTACCGATTGCTACCGGCCCGGCACAGGCTTGTGCCAAAGCTACAAAAGATGTGCCAATCATTTTTTCGGCGGTCAGCAATCCGATTGAAGCAAAACTGGTGGATTCTTTTGATAAGACGGATGGAAATATTACCGGAGTTTCAAATTCGATTGCGGTAGAAGATATTTTTAAATTAGCACAAGAGCTGACGCCTAATGTGAAAACTTATGGATTCGTTTATAACCCGAGCGAAGTTAATTCTGTAACTGGAATTAACCGAGCAAAAGCGTACTGCGATGCAAATGGGATTGCCTATAAAGAAGCCACGGTGACCAATTCCAATGATGTTCAGCAGGCAGTACAGTCTCTTGTTGGAAAAGTGGATGCGTTTTTTACACCAAATGATAATACTGTTGCTTCTGCGATGCCGCTTTATGAAAAAATTGCAGAGGGAGCAAAGATTCCTGTATATGTCGGTGCGGATTCTATGGTGAAGGACGGCGGCCTTGCGACCGTTGGAATTGATTATACGGTTCTTGGAAAGCAGACCGCACAAATGATTAAACGCGTGATCGACGGCCAAACCATTGCACAGACGCCGGTAGAATCGATTCAGGAATATGCGAAAATGATTAATACCGATACGGCCAAAAAGTTGGAAATTACCATCCCGCAAAGTTTGCAGGGCGATTTTCAGCAGATTACAACCACGACTGTCAGCAGCCAAGGCTAA
- a CDS encoding Iron-sulfur cluster assembly protein SufB, translated as MNRISEQLLKIVSDWKGTFHGAYNIREDGQCAGRQSTEHIQIDSKKDRPGLDIRIAPGTKGETVSIPACVTHGDVDDLVYNDFYVGEGADVVIVAGCGVHTENGEPARHNGIHRFFMGKNSHALYLEKHIGTGKGNGLRTIDPVTEAFLEEGAVLEMDTSQIGGVDHTLRTTKGTLGKDAKLVIHERILTEKEQTAKTQFEVNLNGENCGANLISRSVAKDHSHQEYQSRIVGNTRCNGHSECDAILVGEGTVNAAPELSANNPDAALIHEAAIGKIAGEQILKLRTLGLTEKEAEEKIVAGFMK; from the coding sequence ATGAATCGTATTTCAGAACAACTTTTAAAGATCGTTTCCGACTGGAAAGGAACGTTTCACGGAGCCTATAATATTCGGGAGGATGGACAATGTGCCGGCCGGCAGTCTACGGAGCATATTCAGATTGATTCCAAAAAGGATCGTCCCGGCTTGGATATTCGGATTGCCCCCGGAACAAAAGGGGAGACAGTTTCCATTCCTGCCTGTGTGACACATGGAGATGTGGATGACCTTGTTTATAATGATTTTTATGTCGGCGAGGGAGCAGATGTTGTGATCGTAGCTGGCTGCGGTGTTCATACGGAAAATGGAGAGCCTGCGCGGCATAATGGAATTCACCGCTTCTTTATGGGAAAAAATTCCCATGCACTGTATCTCGAAAAGCATATCGGGACTGGAAAAGGCAACGGGCTTCGCACAATTGATCCTGTGACGGAAGCTTTTCTGGAAGAAGGCGCCGTTCTCGAAATGGATACTTCTCAAATCGGCGGCGTAGACCATACACTGCGTACGACAAAGGGAACTTTGGGAAAAGACGCAAAGCTTGTGATTCACGAGCGGATCTTGACCGAAAAAGAGCAGACTGCAAAAACACAGTTTGAGGTAAACCTAAATGGCGAAAACTGTGGAGCAAATCTGATTTCCCGGTCAGTGGCAAAAGACCACTCTCATCAGGAATATCAGTCGCGCATCGTTGGAAATACCCGCTGTAATGGCCATTCCGAGTGCGATGCCATTTTGGTAGGAGAAGGCACTGTTAATGCTGCGCCGGAACTTTCTGCCAACAATCCGGATGCTGCTTTGATTCATGAGGCTGCTATCGGAAAAATTGCCGGAGAACAGATCCTAAAGCTTCGCACTTTGGGATTGACCGAAAAAGAAGCAGAAGAAAAAATTGTTGCCGGATTTATGAAATAA
- a CDS encoding ATP-binding cassette domain-containing protein, translated as MLQLSDLCWHAPGGESILKNINLTIPDGKLVVITGPNGGGKTTLAKLISGVETPDSGKIVLDGEDITGLDVTERALKGISYAFQQPVRFKGLTVRDLLELASGESLSEERLCTLLSKVGLCAREYIDREVDASLSGGEIKRIEIASVLARHTKLTIFDEPEAGIDLWSFAALIDVFQEMRGKINGSMVIISHQERILQIADELIVIADGKIRCSGKPDEILPMLLKEPHCEKCPKEEGEAC; from the coding sequence TTGCTGCAACTATCTGACCTTTGCTGGCATGCACCCGGCGGAGAATCTATTTTAAAAAATATAAATTTGACAATTCCGGATGGAAAACTTGTGGTGATCACAGGACCGAATGGCGGAGGAAAAACAACCCTTGCTAAATTGATTTCCGGTGTGGAAACTCCGGATTCCGGAAAAATTGTTCTTGATGGGGAAGACATCACAGGGCTCGATGTGACAGAGCGTGCTTTAAAAGGGATCAGCTATGCGTTTCAGCAGCCGGTGCGGTTTAAAGGGCTTACCGTACGTGACCTCTTAGAACTGGCCTCTGGAGAATCACTTTCGGAGGAACGGCTTTGCACACTTTTAAGCAAGGTTGGACTTTGTGCCAGAGAATATATAGACCGCGAGGTGGACGCCAGCCTTTCCGGCGGTGAAATTAAGCGAATTGAAATTGCAAGTGTTTTGGCGCGCCATACAAAGCTGACGATTTTCGATGAGCCGGAAGCGGGGATCGATTTGTGGAGCTTTGCAGCGCTGATTGATGTGTTTCAGGAGATGCGCGGAAAAATCAATGGTTCCATGGTGATTATTTCTCATCAGGAGCGTATTTTACAGATCGCAGATGAACTGATTGTAATTGCGGACGGGAAAATTAGATGTTCCGGTAAACCGGATGAGATTCTGCCGATGCTTTTAAAAGAGCCCCATTGTGAAAAATGTCCCAAAGAGGAAGGGGAGGCGTGCTAA
- a CDS encoding protein of unknown function (Evidence 5 : Unknown function) has product MTGIVKFFTIGKEKTLFVSVCLKRKKELICCNYLTFAGMHPAENLF; this is encoded by the coding sequence TTGACAGGAATTGTCAAATTTTTTACAATAGGAAAAGAAAAAACTTTATTTGTTTCTGTTTGTTTAAAAAGAAAGAAGGAACTAATTTGCTGCAACTATCTGACCTTTGCTGGCATGCACCCGGCGGAGAATCTATTTTAA